One part of the Longimicrobium sp. genome encodes these proteins:
- a CDS encoding cyanophycinase encodes MAEDQEEQQGRNGQQDVEAGGHAQRMGHLLVIGGAEDPDEDDMKILPHFVKMCGGPSARIVVCSSPSENPHDKADTYERLLDKIGVAAVFPAPIDSRDEAEDPDLLEFTREATGVFFTGGDQLRLTALVAGTAFGEMVRTRLYGDNLVVGGTSAGAAAMSSVMLIGGKSEGTVKREDVSLAPGLGYWRDTVVDTHFSQRGRVSRLMTIFAHNPQVLGIGIDENTAIDLVPGDRFTVIGAGVVMVFNGRVSHTNAPDASDDETLAITDTALHTLPEGYGFNLRTKRPLLPGGEQIPKVEH; translated from the coding sequence ATGGCCGAGGACCAGGAAGAGCAGCAGGGCCGCAACGGCCAGCAGGACGTAGAGGCGGGCGGCCACGCGCAGCGGATGGGGCACCTGCTGGTGATCGGCGGCGCGGAAGATCCCGACGAGGACGACATGAAGATCCTGCCGCACTTCGTGAAAATGTGCGGCGGGCCCTCTGCGCGGATCGTCGTCTGCTCGTCGCCTTCGGAAAACCCGCACGACAAGGCCGACACCTACGAGCGGCTGCTCGACAAGATCGGCGTGGCCGCGGTGTTTCCGGCCCCCATCGACAGCCGCGACGAAGCCGAGGACCCGGACCTTCTGGAGTTCACCCGCGAGGCCACGGGCGTCTTCTTTACCGGCGGCGACCAGCTGCGGCTGACGGCGCTGGTGGCCGGGACCGCGTTCGGTGAGATGGTGAGGACGCGGCTGTACGGCGACAACCTGGTGGTAGGCGGCACCAGCGCCGGCGCCGCCGCCATGAGCAGCGTGATGCTCATCGGCGGCAAGAGCGAGGGCACGGTGAAGCGCGAGGACGTGAGCCTGGCGCCGGGGCTGGGCTACTGGCGCGACACCGTGGTCGACACGCACTTCAGCCAGCGCGGCCGGGTCAGCCGCCTGATGACCATCTTTGCGCACAATCCCCAGGTGCTGGGCATCGGCATCGACGAGAACACGGCGATCGACCTCGTTCCCGGAGACCGCTTCACCGTGATCGGCGCAGGCGTGGTGATGGTGTTCAACGGCCGCGTCAGCCACACCAACGCGCCCGACGCGTCCGACGACGAAACGCTGGCCATCACCGACACGGCGCTC